The genome window TTTGCTGCATTTTAGTGGAATATTGAAGTGTTTTCAGTtcaaagctttctttttttttattcttaaaaaaatcatgttttcatcTTATTGAACTTAATTGTCATGACATAACAGCAATGGAGGTATTACCATCACTCTCGGTATGGTGTGTTAAGGACAATAGTAGAACACTGTATTTCACTTTTTGGGATTTTCAGTGCATGTGTAcccaattatttttaataataatcaataaagaATGAAATTGACACTTTCACTGCAGACTTGTCTATAATGAATTGTGTAATGATGTTGAAGTGCTTCATGATCCATAACAGTCTTCTTTGTAGCACTTCTACTGTTATTATGTTGTTGTTGCACATTACACGTGGTGTCTTCagcactatttattttttatactttttaagtaCTACTCAAGTTCTCTTTGGTGTCGtattaaaaactttaaatctAGATGTATTTCACTGTTTTGTGTGCaatcataaaataaagtgttatactATATTAGCTATACTGTCAAAAGACACCAGAAACAAAATTGTAGACCTGCACCAGGCTGGGAAGACTGAATCTGCAATAGGTAAGCAGCTTGGTATGAAGAAATCAACTGTGGGAGCAATTATTAGGAAATGGAAGACATACAAGACCAATGATAATCTCCCTCGATCTGGGGCTCCACACAAGATCTCACCCCGTGGGGTCAAAATGACCACAAGAACGGTGAGCAAAAATCTCAGAACCACACAGGGGGACCTTGTGAATGACCCGCAGAGAGCTAGGACCAAAGTGACAAACGCTACCATCAGTAACACTACGTCGAATCCTGCTGTGCGAGACGTGTACCCCTGCTTAAGCCAGTACATGTCTGAAGTTTGCTTGGATGATCCAGAAGAGGATTGGGACAATGTCatatggtcagatgaaaccaaAATAGAACTTTTTGGTAAAAACTCAACTTGTCGTGTTTGGAGGAGAAAGAATGCTGAGTTGCATCCAAAGAACACCATACCTACTGTGAAGCATGAGGGTGGAAACATCATGCTTTGGGGCTGTTTTTCTGCAAAGGGACCTGGACCACTGATCCGTGTAAAGGAAAGAATGAATGGGGCAGTGTATGGTGAGATTTTGAGTGGAAACCTCCTTCCATCAGCAAGGGCCATGAAGATGAAACATGGCTGGGTCTTTCAGCatgacaatgatcccaaacacaccgcCTGGGTAACGAAGAAGTGGTTTCATAAGAAGCATTTCAAGGTCCTGGAGTGGCCTAGCCTATATAGCCAGTGTCCAGATCtcaaccccatagaaaatctttgGAGGGAGTTGAAAGTCTGTGTTGCCCAAAAACATCACTGCTCTAGAGGAGATCTGCATGGAGGAATGGGCCAAAATACCAGCAACAGTGTGTGAAAACCTGCTGAAGACTTACAGAAAATGTTTCACCTCTGTCATCGCCAACAAAGGGTATATATCAAAGTATTGAGAGAAACTTTCGTTATTGACCAAATACTTATTTTCCCCCttaatttgcaaataaattcattaaaaaaatcctacaatgtgattttctctctctctctctctctctctcaagcttTGGTCCATAAGCGAGTTACACAGATAACTCTGGTGCTCATAATATTCACAGTCGTGACTGGTCTCTCTCCAAACTTTTTTGTGTATCTTGCATCCCAGTTCATTGTCGGTGTTGCTCTTTGATATTACATATCAAAAGCATAATTCTTGGTATGGgacaatatagatttttttcaacCTTTAAATCATCCTGACTATCAGATCATTAACTCATTAACAGGGTATTACCACCATTGCTGTTATGGGTCTGAGAGCaacacaatttcaattctctgtatgtatgtatgtactgtatatgtggaTTGGAAGAATTgtcaataaagcagacttgacttgaacttactacaaaatacatttaacctTTTTAAACTTTCGTTTTGTGTCATCAACAAATCAGTTGATAGGTCTATAAGACTATATGGGCTATATATGTGACTCTAACACACAGAATAGCTGTATTTTCATCATAATTCCATTTATCACAATGTTTTCATCCTCGCTGTAGCCACCGATTGGATTGAAGTCGCTCAGAGATCCTATGCAGCCTGAGTcagaaaatatatttctgaacttttactttcacatgCGTCAGTTCTctgagaatttatttatttattttgcttggaATGAGTTTTATTCTGAACTTTCAAAGGTCATATATAAACTCGATTGGCCCTATGTGTTGTTTAAACTCCAGATGTGGGTAAGTTCGGCCTTTATATTATTTCTCAATCCACTCCTATTCGGCCTCTCTCagatttctgtctgtttcctcTGCATGTGGTCTTTGGAAACGTCTGGAAGGAAGGTGTCCTCATAGTaggagactctctctctctctctttctccagactGACTTTTGTAGTTCCACAAAGTAAAACCTTTTCCATATTTAACACTCTATAATGTGCAAAGAATCAGCACTTAACCATGTGATGCCCTTGTTAAGGTAATTACATCGCCGTCACTGATCTTGCCACATGTGGAAGGTTTCTTATGAACAGGGCAGGCAGTATTtgcaatgtttatatttaagaacTGTTCCCCACCTCCATTTGGTAAGCATGAGTCTGTGTTATTTTCTACTGGTATGAATAAGACTGTTGTTTTTAATGCAGTTATGTAATAATCTGCTAGTTGATTTCCAGTCAGCCAGCCACGGGTTTGAGCTCCACTGCAACATGGGCTTCAAGTTTGTTGTCTCCTGTGGTGAACCTGCTGGAGATCTATCATTAAACTATTCCCACTATGGTATTTGGCAGCCTGGCACTTGTGAGTGGGATAATGGCCTTCCTGCTGCCTGTGACCAGACGCACTGAGCTGCCTGGTTCAACAGAGGAGGCAGAGGGCAAGAGGTACATGCACTTTACAAAGTTTTTATGTTACttgtaaaaatagttaaatttaGTGAAATTCTGCTGATTAAAGTGATTTTTTGCATTTCCTTTTCTTAAaataagttcatttatttattctttcatttcTTTAATACCCAAGTTTCACATTAAGTCTTGTCTTACATATTGATTAcaaaatttgtgtttttgttatggGAAAATAAAACTATCCCTCTGTTTCTCAAAAGGTGACCAACAATGACTAATCCAGATCCTGGTGATTGTGAAGACATCAGAGCAACCAAGTTATAAGTTCTTAAAATCTTGGAAGATTGTGGCTAATGATATGTTATTATTCTGTTTATGCGTGATCAACATAAACATGAAAGTTACTTAATTAGTCGAAAAAGTGTCTACAATAAAATTTATGAATTGTCCAGCAAGGGCAAAGCAAAATAACTCCATAGTATTACATAATGTACGATTTGAATCTTTGAACAATGGCAACAACACTACCCCAAAAAGTCAGACATCTAGTCATTTTGAGGCTTTTGTGGGAGCGCAGCATTATCATTGTTTGTTGGATCAAGCAGGGTGGAAGTGTCCTGTGCTGGCTGTGAAGATATGATGAGAATATGTCATCTGGAAAGAAGTTGCTCGCTTGTGTCTCTGCAGCCTCACCTTGAACCTCTAACCCAGAGAAATCATCAAATGGGTTTGCTGTTCTTTGCGTTGTTTCCACACTGAATGTATCTGTGCTTGTGTTGTCACTAACACTTGCAAAGATGTCATTTGGGAAAGGATCAGCACTCATGTGACCGAATGCAGCTGTAGATGGAACATTCTCAGAGCCAAAGAAATCTAAAGCATCTGTTTGAGATGACTCACTTAGCTCTTGGTCATAAAGGTTTTGATCAGGCACATTGGATGTTGATTGATTGCCTTTAATATCGAAAACATCATTAACCTCACTTTGAAATAGATTTGCCTGTTCAAGGTCAGGGCTTTTCTGTTCAAAGACATATGAAGTACCGGATAGTATTGATGGGTTACCTTCAGAACTTATCAAGTCAAATATTCCTTTATTTGGTGTCGGTTGACCATCTGCAATTCCCTCAAAATGGTTTTGACTTTGACTCTTGTATTTTATTCATAGTATCAAACAAATTATTATTGGACGTTAGACCAGAGACCGTGAACATTTTGTCTCCTCTAGAGATATCCATTGTTTGGCCTTGTACATTGTTCATACCAAAGGGAACGTCAGTAATTTCTGAGGAAACACTGGCTTGCTTTTTATTGACTTCAGTCAGGATGTTTCCAAAACCATCTGAGATTACCTCAATATTTGATTCTGATGAACAAAGGATATCGAGAGTGGTTTGACTGAAATTTTAAAAGGGCTTAATGTTGTATCTTCACTATCTTTTTGAGCTCCTAATGGCTCTTCTTGAATAAATGAGCTTGCACTGATGGTGTTTCCAAATCCATAATGTCTGTCAATTTGCCACTGTGTGTTTAATCACATATATCTGAACCTGATAAAGCCACAACATCTCTGTTAGAGTTAGAGTAATTTGAGATGTAAATGCATCAGATGAATCAAGAAAACCTGTTTGTATCTTCATTCTGAGGCAAAGAGGAGTTCAGGCACTCTTCAAGACCAGCTGGTTTTGAAGAGTCTTGAGAGGTGAGATTTACATGAATGTGTCCTTGTGAAGAAATAAGAGCCTCATTTCTATCAATCTTCCAAAAACCAACAGAAGCGggcttgttttgttaaactgACTCTAGATCTGTTGATGGCACCGTGTCATCACCAGAGTATCCATTAAGCATTAAAATGGGTTTTTCTATGCCCTCTGTTGGATTAAGTTCTTCTGCAGCATCACTTAGTTGGTTTTGTCTTGGTTCTATGGGCTCTTGAGGTGTATCTAGACAGGTGGGCTCAGTCAGAGGAagatataaacaaacattttcttgAATCAATGCAGTGTCATATTCTGTCCCTCCAGTTGTCTCTGGCTCCTTCTCACATGTAGGTTCTATCTTTATATCTGCCGTTTTCGTTATTTCTGACTCTGTTTCAGAGGATGAAAATAGTCTTCCCAGTAAATTTCTAGGTTTTATATTGGATCTTTTGCTTTCCTTTTTTGTCACACTGGTTCTCTTTCCTACTTGGACCAGATGTGAAGAGTTTGGAAAGAGGGCTTTTACCTTTAGACCAAGACCCTTTATTCCCTTTATCCATGGACTTTTTGTCAGCAACCTTCGTGTTGCTTTTATTATCGGATTTTGGAGGCATATCCAACAAGTCAGGGTCTTTAGATTCAACCTTAATCATATCTCGATTTTTGGCGGTTACAGACTTGGCATTACTTTCAATAACCACCTCTTTCTTCATCTCTGCAACCTGCTCCAAATCACATGATTCACTACCTGGTTTGAATGTTTCCTTACCACATGCTGTGACTTCATTTACTTGCAGTTCATCAAGATTCAGGATTGTTTCCATCTCACTTGTACTGTATTTGCCTCGTCTGCATTTGTTTTTGTCTCATGTTGTTTTTCCTGTATTCCTGTATTTGGAAGAAAAGTATCCTGCATTTGTTCGTCTAAAGCTTTTGGATGTTCGACAGAATCATGCCCATATGGATTGTGCGTTGTGTCAATTAAACATTCCACAGTCGATTCCTCTATTTCTACTCCTGATTCAAAAGTTGTCATTTCTCTCTTTACATTACCATTGACAACTGCATGTTCAACAAAAGCCTCAGTAGAGCTTTTAGCTCCTTCactggtgatctctgtgttatcTTCCTTGTCtacaattaaattgaaattaaaccAGACAGACTTTTTTATTTCCGTTGGGCTATCAACTTTCCCATCTTCAGCCAAATTGTGTTCTCTCACAGAATCTGGTGTTGATGTAACAGAATTGAAGCCTTTGCTTGTCATTTCCCCACCTTTTGAAACTTTGCTTCATGTTCCAGATCTATCTGCAGTCTCTTCCAATGTTTTTGAACCTCTTGGATGTGGTGTATAAACATCCTCTGAATGTAGTGTTTTATTAAACCCACCTTTTATTGTGAAGGGAGAGGTGTATGTGTTTGTCTTCTCATAAATCCGAGTTGGCAGCTCAACTGATTTGTCCATTTCATCCAGCCCAGAATtaaaccttttctgttcaagaGCATTTCTGGAGCTTCTTGCAAAAGAATTGTTGTGATCTGACCATTGTGATACTTCTTGAGGCTGAGGAAGTATTTTGTGATACAGGGCTACGTCCGGTCCCCTTGTTTTCTGTTGGCCAACTAATTCTAAGCTTGTTCCTGGTGTAAGGACTTTTAAATTGATCACCGCCGTGTCTTTGCAGTCAAGATGATGGTCCTCTGGGGTCATCTACAATTGCATCAACACATGTTGGCTCCATCTCATCATAGTTGCCCTTTTTCTTAAATAATTGATGGTAATGTGATGGGCAGTAGTACTCTCCATAAAGAGTAATTCTGTAATGAATAATAGTACACCAGTTAAAAATCAAAGTTAAAGTACACACTGTGAAATAAAATTCCTAGGGAATCAATCATATTTGATTTGTGATTGGATGAACTCTAAATATGCAATGCAAATTTGATTATATAGAttgtattttatcttttttgactaGTAAATTTTCACATGTCATTATGAATCACAggtttgattgaaaaaaaaaaaaacctttttttaactaATGTCTAGTaaattgatttcacagctttttattaaagtgtttgcAGCAGAAACAGTTACTATGTACAGTAGGATTAGTTTATCTGCCACCGTTTTGTCCATTGGGTAAACAGGCATCAGGCATGCAGAGCTCATCTCTTTAGCAGGTGACAGGAACTATGTCAACACTATAGACATAAATGGAATATTAGTTTATGATTTACACAGCATAAAGATCCTCCTATGGGGAAAAATTAAACAATTGTTATAGCTTGCTATTTTAGAGaaatggtttaataataataatttaaagttttGTCTTCatggtaataaaataattttaacaaatacTGCTTTGTAAGTATAGATAATTTTAATACACGGCAtttgaaacaaatatttattaacacTTAATTGTGACAGTACAAAAACCCTTGCTCTTAAAGCATCACAATAAAACTGTTTATTGTACACACATATAAAATGAGGACCAATACAACTaacatatatgtattttaaatagaaatatggatctaaaaatcaaccaaaaatgctacaaaatgaaCTCGGCAGCCaggttaatgtttttttgttgaggTTGTGTCCGTAGTTGTTTTCTTTTCCCCAAAATTCTGAAGTGCAACCTTAAACCCCTTGTTAATTCATCAATGTGCTTTGAATAGCTCTGCACACACATCCTGATCTCTTCTGCCGCATTTATCCTCGGAATCACATTTTTCTCCATTCTTATTCTATTACAAGGAAAGGAACCATCATCAAGAGGCTCTGTTTTACTGAATGATGGATTTTGTTGCATGTGGGAATTTTGAACCCAATGCTCACTGTACTCCATCTCCTGAAAATCCATAGGATCGCTGGAGTTTGTCTTTTGAACAATTTTTGCATGTTCCTACTGTTTCctttttttgcaaaaatgtttTGCTGGCAGCAACTTTGGGTGGGATTTCTGGAGTCTGTTGCTTGTTATTATGCCCAAGTAAGCTTGGACAAACATGTGGGGTTTCTGTAATATGCTTGGAGCTGGTGGTGATATGCAATGGCTTTGGTGGAATAACTGGCTTCTGATCTTTAACCTGATTACCAGTTTTTGGTGGGATGGGTGGTGGATGTTCTCCTTTTCCTGCTGTTAGAGGGCTTTGAATAGTCCGTACTGGAGCTAAGAGATTCTGAATTGAGTGCTGAGATGGTCAGATGCTCACTTCCGGTCACTGAAACCGAAAAAGACAATTGATTGTCAGATGAAGGCAAATTAACAAAACTCTGCTTGCATGCTACAGTCCCTGAGTCATTTGCCATTCTACTTTCAGTGTAAGACTGCCCAGATTCTCTAAATAGCATTGCTGCCTCGAAATCTCCTTTAGAAATATTAATGCTAGACTTCTTAAGAGACTGGAGTGTCTCTTTCAAATTACCTCTAACAATTTCATCTCTGACTACATTTCTCTGCTCTGTTGCAGCACTTCGTGATGACTGATTATCAGCCTTCACATCACCACTAACAATATCTGGCTCTATCTCTAAAACCTGAGGTCTGTTATCCATCGCTCTTGAGTAATTTTCTGTACTAACATGTATTATTACTGTCTCCCACTTTCCATCTTTCGTTGGATCCCTGATCCTTTTCTATGTCACTAACCTTTTGAAATGTTGTAGTAATCCGCTGGTTACTCAAGGTGGATGTTGTAGACTGCTCCATTGTTGTGTTGCTTTGGCACTGAGATGATTCATTTAGATTATACAGCTTTCCAGGAGTGACAGGTTCCCGTTCTACTCTCGTGCTTTGGTTCTTTGCCCTCTCCAGGGATCTTTTGGCAGCCTTAACATCCCCTGAAATAATTTCCTCCTTAATTAATGTCCTTTCATTTTCTTCTGAGCACGTTTCTTCTGCTTCTATATTCAGATCATAAATAGTGCCTGGTTTGATGACCTCACGCTCCAAATGCTTGCTTTGTTGTTTTGCCTGCTCCAAGGATTCAAGGGTTGCTTTAATGTCCCCAGAAACAATTTCCTCCTTCTGGACCATGACTGGCTGTTTGATTGCTTCATCAAGTTGCTGCATGGCAGACAAAATATCACCTTTGACAATCTCCTCCTTTGGCACAGAGTTTCCAATGCCAAGGTCAATGCAGACCTCTGAGAAAACCTTTTTGGCATTCTTCACATCTCCTGGTATAACATCCATGACTGTTCTTTCAGCTTGCTCCCTTTGTTGAATTAGGTATCGCTTTGCTTCCTTTACATCACCTTGAATAATTTCAATTTTATCTCTACAAGAGGCTGACAGTTCCTCCTCAGAAAGATCTTGCTGTAGGCTCTTAAGGTCACCCTTTTCAATGCAGCTTCGATACAAACCAACATTCCCCCTTTCGTTTTGTTCTAGTCTGCAAGATGCTTTGGTCTGTTGATTGTGGACAGTGGCGAGGAGGTTGCCTATGGTGGATTTGACATCTCCTCGTGCAATGTCTTGTGACTCAGTCAAGCAGCTTTGACACTGGAGGGAATACACTGTCATCTCTGGCTGCCCTTCTTCAGACTCTTGCATCACCAAGCCTGTCTTGATAGTTTTTTGTTGGATGAACAAGTTCTCAATAATTTTAACTGCTTCTTGCATCTTACACTCTGCCTCAGGGTTATCTGTGTATCCAGACTGTTGAAAAGGGATTTCAAGCACTGTGCTGTGCATCTTGCCTTGTTCATCCTCTTTCAGTAGAACAACTTTAGGTTTCAGGTTCGGTTTGAACAGTAGCTGCAACATTATGTTCCTGATGTTTCCTTCAACAACTTCCTCCTTTTGAACTTTAGGCCCCTCGCTTTGGACAATCTGATATTTTGCCATGTTAACATACTTATAATCATTTGCCTGGATGATGATTCcacttgaatgaatgaatgaataatggcAAAGGCGGTACAGTATGTCTGTCACACTCTCTACAGTGATTTTGTCCAGCGGTGTAGTCTCAAATAACCAGGTTGTGCTTTTGACATCTGCCTTGGGGATTTCTTCCTTTGATGAGGCAAGCTCTTCAGTAGATTCATCATTCTTTATTTTATCTAAGGGCTGTGATTCAAATAACCAAGTGCAGCGTTTTACATCTCCCTTTGTGTTATCCTCTCGATGTACAGTTGTCAAGGTATTCTTCTCATCTGGCTCACCTTTTAGAGTATCAATAGGTTGATTCTCAAACAGCCAGGTTGAGGTACGTACATCACCTTGTTGAACGTCTGTAACACTCACCATTCGCACAAACTTCTTTTGGTTTGCTTGATCAGTCTCAAAGAGTTGCTTGCTTTGTTGCACACTTTTCCCATTGCCTATATCTTCAACAACCCTCACCGATGGCCCTTCACGAGGTGTGATGGAGTCAAAGGGCTGAGTCTCAAACTTCCATCGTGCTGATTTCACATCTCCCTTGCACACATCCTCTTGTGTAACTGCACGGATTACGTAGATTTCTTTGTCTGCTTGAATAGTGTCCAGTGGCTTGGTTTCAAACATCCACCTTGCACCCCTGACATCTCCTCTCATCAGTTCCTCTTTCTTTACAGTGGTAACTTCGTGAAACTGTCCGTCCTTGTCTCTTATTGCATATAACGGCTGGGATTCAAAAAGCATACTGCTGAACTTTACATTTCCACTACTGCTTGTGGGATTCTCGACACTCATTGACTGGTGCTTAAGTAGTTTGTCTTTATCCTGAATTTTGTCCAGAGAGAAAGTTTCGAAAATAAACTTCTTGCTTCCAACATCACCACCCTCAACATCACTGACACTGCAAGTGATTTTGTCATCCTTCTCATTAATGTCACTGATAGGCTGATTCTCAAACAGCCAAGTGAATTTGTGGACTGATCCAGACTGAATTTCATCTTTCTGCTCCTTAGAGTCTTTGACAAATTCACTTCCAATTTCATGAAGTGACTTGGATTCAAAGATTTCCTTGACACGTGAGACATCTCCAGACTGGAAATCCACCTGACTGACATATCTGACATTTTGTTCAGAATCTGTTTGCTTTGTTAGTCTGTCCAAAGTTTCTGTTTCAAACAGGTGTTTCACTGTCTTCACATTCATATCACTTTTTATGTCTCCCTGCACAGTGCTGCTCAATTTCAAATTGAAGTCCTCCTTGTCTTTAATGTTACCCAGTGGCTGTGTTTCAAAAAACCAAGTGTGTGACTTCACATCAGCTTTTGGCACTGGTTCTACATCCTGGTTCCTTTCTGATTTCTCATACAAAATGTCCACTGGTTGTGTTTCGAACAGCCATTTGCATGTCTTCACGTTACCCTTTTGAAATTCTTCTGGTGTTACTGTTGAACCTGCTTCTTTCTGACTCTTTGTATTGATGCAATCCAAAGGCTGTGTTTCAAACATCCATTTAGCTGTCCTCACATCACTTGCCATGTCCTCTTGTCTTGTAATGCCCTTGATGAGTTCTACATTTCCACCACCTTCTTCAAATTGGTCTAAGGGTCTCGTCTCAAACATCCATTTGTAATTCTGTACATTCCCTTTGATGCATTCTTCTCTACTGACAGTTGTAACCTTGTGGAAAGTTCCAACACAATCTTTAAGTGCATATAATGGTTTGGTTTCAAACAGTGAACGGTTGCATTTGACATCCCCAGCTATAATATCGTCTATATGATTTTGTGCTTTCTCAGAGATGTTACTAAGAGGTAAAGTTTCAAAAAGGTTCTTGAAAGTCTTCACATCTCCTTTCTCAACATCTTGAACTTTGTTTCCACTATCCCTTGTTGTTTTGCCAACACGGAATTTCTCAAACTGCAGCCTTTTGTCTTTAACTTCGCCTTTTTCATCACTTGACACCACAACTTTCTGGAGCTGTCCCACCTCATAGTTGTCTTTCAGAGCATCCATGGGCTGAGTTTCAAAAAGCCATAGTGTGGATCCTACATTTCCTGCAATAATTGCCTCCTCCTCTGAAATTTCACCCACAGACTTTCCTTTAAGAGATGATAGGGGTTGGTTTTCAAATAGCTTTAGTTTGTTATGAACATCTGCTTCCCCAGAGATGTCTTCCACCATTCCTTTGAACTTTTGTTCTTCCATAGCATCTTCATGAATTGCATCAAGCGGTTGGGTTTCAAACATCCATTTTTTCTCATCAACACCACCTTTCTGGGCTTCCTCAAGTGAGATCCCACGAATAATCTGCACACCAGCTCGTTTATTTATGTCGTTCAAGGGTTGAGTTTCAAAAAGCCAACGTGCTGTTTTAAAGTCACTGCCCTGGATTTCTTCTCTACAGATTGATTTGATTTCATGGATTTTGCCACTGCTATCCCTAATCGCACAACTGGGATCTGCTTGAaagagtttgactgttttcttCACGTCTCCTTTGTTCTCCTGGAGTTCTGATTTGAGTTTTAGGAAATGTTGGTCTTCAACTGAGCAGCAGCGGCCTAAAGCGTCCAGCGGTTTGGATTCAAACAGGAGACGTGTACCTCTCACATCTCCCTTCTGAACGGGTTCCTTCAGTACGACCTCCACCATTTCCTCATTCTCCATCTCTTTCTGACTTATTGAATCTAGGGGCTGTGTCTCAAACAACCATGTGGCCGTGCGAACATCTCCTTTGACTACACCTGGCCTCTCTCCCGCTGTTGTGCGTTGACTATCAAACACTGAATGCTCAAACAAAGATGATTTGCCCCTCACATCCCCACCTGGAAGATTTTCCTCATTGAGAAGCTTTTTAGTTTCATGCGGGTCTCCAATGTTGTCAAGAGTCCAGTTCTCAAATATCCAGCGCATGGACTGGACTTCTCCCTGATATGCTGTATCCAATGCTTGGGGATTTATTGCACCTATCAGTTCTTCGTCTACAATATCATCAAGATTCATCTTCAGTTCAGGATGAATGTGTTTAAAAAGACGCTTCAGttcacttttttgttgttgttggtagaACTCTGAGAAGGTTTCTTTTGGAGGTGGTACAGGCAGGAAGTTCTGGCTTTCAGACTTTTGAAGTGATTGCAGAACCTGAGGTCTaggtggaggaggtggaggaggaacaTCATCATCTCCACTGGATGCATCTGTCACTTTTATCTGTTTGGCTACTTCTGCCATCTTGGATGCAAAGAAGAAGTATGAAAGTTAAAGTTACTTTCCACAATGCAGTGAATTATGGTAAACTCATATCATAATGGTAAACTCTTAAATAAAAcacagttcattttaaaaatgttagtaTCATTAAGCTTAAAAGCCATAATTTACCTTTTGTTGAGTTTAGCTGGGAATAGCTGATTTAGTTTTCCGCACTCATATTCATGTGACGTTTGACTTCATTCATGATGGTTTTCAGCCTTGTTAGTAGAAAATGCATGCTCCACAACAAACACAGTTTCATTTCCAaacattttttgagaaaaaaaaaacccaacaataATCACTGCAACTAAATGCAGGAATATCATAAAATGTACTGGAATTTTTATGTTAATCTAAATATTAAGATGTTGCAAAAAGACTACAAACTGTCTAAAGAATTGTTTCATGCTGTGGCTTTTAGACACGTGTGGCTTTTTCCCTattaaaagtgtaatttacttTAATTGTATCACAAATATTgcatatgttatatgttatgatGGCTGTGATTTGAATGTAATTATAATGGTACCATATCATGCTTGTGTAGAAATATTGTAATAAAGCATTGCTAAATGAGCTCTTGGTGCTTTTTTATATACTAAG of Carassius gibelio isolate Cgi1373 ecotype wild population from Czech Republic chromosome A2, carGib1.2-hapl.c, whole genome shotgun sequence contains these proteins:
- the LOC128028290 gene encoding xin actin-binding repeat-containing protein 1-like, with translation MAEVAKQIKVTDASSGDDDVPPPPPPPRPQVLQSLQKSESQNFLPVPPPKETFSEFYQQQQKSELKRLFKHIHPELKMNLDDIVDEELIGAINPQALDTAYQGEVQSMRWIFENWTLDNIGDPHETKKLLNEENLPGGDVRGKSSLFEHSVFDSQRTTAGERPGVVKGDVRTATWLFETQPLDSISQKEMENEEMVEVVLKEPVQKGDVRGTRLLFESKPLDALGRCCSVEDQHFLKLKSELQENKGDVKKTVKLFQADPSCAIRDSSGKIHEIKSICREEIQGSDFKTARWLFETQPLNDINKRAGVQIIRGISLEEAQKGGVDEKKWMFETQPLDAIHEDAMEEQKFKGMVEDISGEADVHNKLKLFENQPLSSLKGKSVGEISEEEAIIAGNVGSTLWLFETQPMDALKDNYEVGQLQKVVVSSDEKGEVKDKRLQFEKFRVGKTTRDSGNKVQDVEKGDVKTFKNLFETLPLSNISEKAQNHIDDIIAGDVKCNRSLFETKPLYALKDCVGTFHKVTTVSREECIKGNVQNYKWMFETRPLDQFEEGGGNVELIKGITRQEDMASDVRTAKWMFETQPLDCINTKSQKEAGSTVTPEEFQKGNVKTCKWLFETQPVDILYEKSERNQDVEPVPKADVKSHTWFFETQPLGNIKDKEDFNLKLSSTVQGDIKSDMNVKTVKHLFETETLDRLTKQTDSEQNVRYVSQVDFQSGDVSRVKEIFESKSLHEIGSEFVKDSKEQKDEIQSGSVHKFTWLFENQPISDINEKDDKITCSVSDVEGGDVGSKKFIFETFSLDKIQDKDKLLKHQSMSVENPTSSSGNVKFSSMLFESQPLYAIRDKDGQFHEVTTVKKEELMRGDVRGARWMFETKPLDTIQADKEIYVIRAVTQEDVCKGDVKSARWKFETQPFDSITPREGPSVRVVEDIGNGKSVQQSKQLFETDQANQKKFVRMVSVTDVQQGDVRTSTWLFENQPIDTLKGEPDEKNTLTTVHREDNTKGDVKRCTWLFESQPLDKIKNDESTEELASSKEEIPKADVKSTTWLFETTPLDKITVESVTDILYRLCHYSFIHSSGIIIQANDYKYVNMAKYQIVQSEGPKVQKEEVVEGNIRNIMLQLLFKPNLKPKVVLLKEDEQGKMHSTVLEIPFQQSGYTDNPEAECKMQEAVKIIENLFIQQKTIKTGLVMQESEEGQPEMTVYSLQCQSCLTESQDIARGDVKSTIGNLLATVHNQQTKASCRLEQNERGNVGLYRSCIEKGDLKSLQQDLSEEELSASCRDKIEIIQGDVKEAKRYLIQQREQAERTVMDVIPGDVKNAKKVFSEVCIDLGIGNSVPKEEIVKGDILSAMQQLDEAIKQPVMVQKEEIVSGDIKATLESLEQAKQQSKHLEREVIKPGTIYDLNIEAEETCSEENERTLIKEEIISGDVKAAKRSLERAKNQSTRVEREPVTPGKLYNLNESSQCQSNTTMEQSTTSTLSNQRITTTFQK